In Bradyrhizobium sp. 1(2017), one DNA window encodes the following:
- a CDS encoding GntR family transcriptional regulator produces the protein MNRKEALAVGEAFEAVERSSLSRQAYNQLRKALMVGELQPGQKLSGREIALRLGTSLTPVREALLQLVAEGVLELRTGHSITVPVPTRAVYTELRDIRAQTEGLGAERAAAIITQAGIKELADVHERLVTAKREGDYALALRCNEAFHLGLCREAQMPRLFRVVESLWTQMGPFLNFLYKGPEGWPPPKGEHFHCSVLTALKQRDGAAARQAIVEDIIGGGAGLLDKLAD, from the coding sequence ATGAATCGGAAGGAGGCACTGGCAGTCGGCGAGGCCTTCGAGGCCGTGGAGCGGAGCTCATTGAGCCGCCAGGCCTACAACCAGCTGCGCAAGGCGCTGATGGTTGGCGAACTTCAGCCCGGACAGAAGCTGAGCGGCCGTGAGATCGCGCTGCGTCTCGGAACAAGCCTGACGCCGGTACGGGAGGCGCTGCTGCAATTGGTTGCAGAAGGCGTTCTGGAGTTACGAACAGGCCACTCGATCACGGTGCCGGTACCGACGCGTGCGGTTTATACCGAGCTTCGCGATATCCGCGCTCAAACGGAAGGGTTGGGCGCCGAGCGGGCGGCTGCGATCATCACGCAAGCCGGAATCAAAGAGCTCGCTGATGTGCACGAAAGGCTCGTCACCGCAAAGCGCGAAGGCGACTACGCGCTCGCACTTCGTTGCAACGAGGCGTTTCACCTCGGGCTATGTCGCGAAGCGCAAATGCCCCGGCTGTTCCGGGTCGTCGAAAGCCTCTGGACTCAGATGGGGCCTTTTCTGAACTTTCTCTACAAGGGGCCAGAAGGATGGCCGCCCCCGAAGGGTGAGCATTTTCATTGCTCCGTGCTGACAGCGCTGAAACAGCGCGATGGCGCCGCGGCTCGCCAAGCCATTGTTGAAGACATCATCGGTGGCGGCGCCGGGCTTCTGGACAAGCTAGCCGACTAA
- a CDS encoding NAD(P)H-quinone oxidoreductase → MPFPDKMSFVAATAAGGPEVLHLEQGPVPRPAPGEILLRVEAAGVNRPDVQQRRGVYPPPPGASPIIGLEVAGEVIALGEGVDTVVIGDRLCALANGGGYAEYCTVPAGQALRFPRGFDAIRAAALPETYFTVWANLFQIGRLAAGERVLIHGGSSGIGVTAIKLAKAIGATVYATAGSDTKCDACLSFGADAAINYRTSSFEAEIAKLTGKNGVDVILDMVGADYAAANVRSLSRGGRLVIIGFMGGRIANEIDLTQIVSRRLTITGSTMRPRTADDKATIARELLDRVWPQLDAGQCAPEIHHVFSMSEAAEAHRLMESSDHIGKIILRV, encoded by the coding sequence ATGCCATTTCCCGACAAGATGTCGTTCGTCGCCGCCACCGCCGCGGGCGGTCCCGAAGTTCTGCACCTCGAACAAGGGCCGGTGCCTCGGCCGGCGCCCGGCGAGATCCTGCTCCGCGTCGAAGCCGCCGGCGTCAATCGGCCGGACGTGCAGCAACGTCGCGGCGTCTATCCTCCCCCACCCGGCGCGAGCCCGATCATCGGCCTCGAAGTTGCCGGCGAGGTGATCGCCCTGGGCGAGGGCGTCGACACAGTCGTGATCGGCGATCGTCTCTGCGCACTGGCTAACGGTGGCGGCTATGCTGAATACTGCACCGTACCAGCAGGCCAGGCACTACGTTTTCCGCGCGGCTTCGATGCGATCCGAGCAGCTGCCCTTCCCGAGACCTATTTCACGGTATGGGCCAATCTGTTCCAGATCGGTCGGTTAGCCGCCGGCGAGCGCGTCCTGATCCACGGCGGCTCTAGTGGCATCGGCGTCACGGCGATCAAACTTGCGAAAGCGATCGGCGCCACAGTCTATGCGACGGCTGGATCCGATACGAAATGCGATGCATGCCTTTCGTTCGGAGCCGATGCCGCCATCAACTATCGAACCAGTTCGTTCGAGGCGGAGATTGCCAAGCTCACCGGCAAGAACGGTGTCGATGTCATCCTAGACATGGTTGGCGCAGATTACGCAGCCGCCAATGTGCGGAGCCTGTCGCGGGGCGGCCGGCTGGTAATCATCGGCTTCATGGGCGGTCGCATCGCCAACGAGATCGACCTCACCCAGATCGTGTCCCGGCGCTTGACTATAACTGGCTCGACAATGCGACCGCGGACTGCCGATGACAAGGCGACGATCGCCCGTGAGCTGCTCGATCGGGTCTGGCCACAACTCGATGCCGGCCAATGCGCGCCGGAAATACACCATGTCTTCTCGATGTCAGAGGCTGCCGAAGCGCATCGCCTCATGGAGTCGAGTGACCACATCGGCAAGATCATTTTGCGAGTCTAA
- a CDS encoding SMP-30/gluconolactonase/LRE family protein yields the protein MEDGSILLVEIARETLTRITVDGRSEIVASVPGGPNGAAIGPDGRVFICNNGGFNWVREGGTFRPHGQAKNYSGGRIEIVDPVTGKIDRLYDHCGANQLKGPNDLVFDHHGGFWFTDHGKRRDRELDRGYVYWARADGSEIREVISGLFGPNGIGLSPDGSVLYVAETDSGRLWAWDVTGPGEVQHVAWPSPNGGRLVIGLDGYKRFDSLAVSASGRICVAALDTCSIAEITPDGQVSYHAVPDLLVTNICFGGQDRRKAYVTMSYEGRLCVMDWHEPGLELEHQA from the coding sequence ATGGAGGATGGCTCCATCCTGCTCGTGGAAATCGCGCGCGAGACGCTGACGCGGATCACCGTCGACGGCCGCTCCGAGATCGTTGCATCGGTGCCTGGTGGCCCCAATGGCGCCGCGATTGGTCCCGATGGCCGTGTGTTCATCTGCAACAACGGCGGCTTCAACTGGGTCCGAGAAGGCGGAACGTTTCGTCCTCACGGCCAGGCCAAGAACTATTCGGGAGGCCGTATCGAAATCGTTGACCCAGTGACCGGGAAGATCGACCGGCTGTACGATCATTGCGGAGCAAACCAGTTAAAGGGGCCGAACGATCTAGTGTTCGACCACCACGGAGGTTTTTGGTTCACAGATCACGGCAAACGGCGCGACCGCGAGCTCGACCGCGGCTACGTCTACTGGGCACGCGCAGACGGGTCCGAAATACGGGAGGTCATTTCAGGCCTCTTCGGGCCGAACGGGATTGGGCTCTCTCCAGACGGCTCAGTTCTCTATGTTGCGGAGACTGATTCTGGCCGGCTCTGGGCCTGGGACGTGACTGGCCCTGGCGAAGTCCAGCATGTCGCGTGGCCGTCGCCGAATGGCGGCCGGCTTGTCATAGGTCTCGACGGCTACAAGCGCTTCGACAGCCTGGCCGTATCTGCATCCGGACGCATTTGCGTTGCCGCACTGGACACCTGCTCTATTGCCGAAATCACGCCCGACGGACAGGTTTCTTATCACGCGGTACCGGATCTTCTCGTGACGAATATCTGCTTCGGAGGCCAGGATCGACGCAAGGCCTATGTGACGATGTCCTATGAGGGAAGATTATGCGTCATGGATTGGCACGAGCCGGGCTTAGAACTCGAACATCAGGCATGA
- a CDS encoding ABC transporter substrate-binding protein, whose product MSVASAQDKPVKIGILNDQASVYSAITGPGSVAAARLAIEDMGGTLLGKPIEIVSADHGHKPDVGSVIARRWFDTEGVDAIFDIYSSGVALAVQGIAEQKNKLLVVSMASSRDISGKSCSPNGMQWANDGYEVANLTIKGASDGKPTSWFFLTVDYAAGHSIERDSQKMIEKSGGKFVGAVRFPLNTPDFSSFLLQAQNSGAKNIGFIGGGADMTNAIKQTAEFGIERTGQRFVPFSLTTVDIDALGNEATQGMPLVLSYYWDENDQTKAFAARFKKAFGKMPSDPQANVYSAVLHYLKSVKAAGTTDTTAVLAKMKETPVEDLFTSGARIREDGRLMRDVYYAEAKKPGTMSGATDLITLVKKMPGSEAFIPVSESECKAFKK is encoded by the coding sequence ATGAGCGTTGCTTCGGCCCAAGACAAGCCCGTCAAGATCGGCATTTTGAACGACCAGGCCTCGGTCTATTCCGCCATCACCGGGCCGGGATCGGTCGCGGCAGCTCGCCTCGCCATTGAAGACATGGGCGGCACCCTGCTCGGCAAGCCGATCGAGATAGTCTCCGCGGACCACGGACACAAGCCGGATGTCGGCTCGGTCATCGCCCGGCGCTGGTTCGACACCGAAGGCGTGGATGCGATCTTCGACATCTACAGCTCCGGCGTTGCGCTCGCCGTGCAGGGCATCGCCGAGCAGAAGAACAAACTGCTGGTCGTTTCCATGGCGTCGAGCCGCGACATCAGCGGCAAGTCCTGCTCGCCTAACGGCATGCAGTGGGCCAATGACGGATACGAAGTCGCCAACCTGACGATCAAGGGTGCCTCCGACGGCAAGCCGACGTCCTGGTTCTTCCTGACGGTTGACTACGCGGCCGGTCACTCGATCGAGCGCGACTCCCAGAAGATGATTGAGAAGAGTGGCGGCAAATTCGTCGGCGCGGTGCGCTTCCCGCTCAACACGCCGGATTTCAGCTCGTTCCTGCTGCAGGCGCAGAACTCGGGCGCCAAGAACATCGGCTTTATCGGCGGCGGCGCCGACATGACCAACGCGATCAAGCAGACCGCCGAGTTCGGCATCGAACGCACCGGCCAGCGCTTCGTGCCGTTCTCGCTGACGACGGTCGATATCGACGCGCTCGGCAACGAGGCGACGCAGGGCATGCCGCTGGTCCTGAGCTATTACTGGGACGAGAACGACCAGACCAAGGCTTTCGCCGCGCGCTTCAAGAAGGCCTTCGGCAAGATGCCGAGCGATCCGCAGGCCAACGTCTACAGCGCAGTCCTGCACTATCTGAAGTCGGTGAAGGCGGCCGGGACCACGGATACGACAGCGGTGCTGGCGAAGATGAAGGAGACGCCGGTCGAGGATCTCTTCACCTCGGGCGCCCGTATCCGCGAGGACGGACGCCTGATGCGCGACGTCTACTATGCCGAAGCGAAGAAGCCGGGAACGATGAGCGGCGCCACCGACCTGATCACGCTAGTCAAGAAGATGCCGGGATCGGAAGCCTTCATCCCGGTCAGCGAAAGCGAATGCAAGGCGTTCAAGAAGTAA
- a CDS encoding AMP-binding protein, giving the protein MTKSESDTGYLRSEEAYLAHVRSLQAAVWPSGVPKEPVFPLGRRPLTHYLREWARRQPDKAAVLFYGRAMSYAELDRLSDQFAGLLNRLGARKGDRVAVFLPNCPQFYVCFFGILKAGCVHVPVNPMFTRPELAYEINDTQARIVIAHDQLAALVEEVRQECGVEHLVVTSFGDALGAEPEGPLPPALTAPRVAIPNSIDLMGALAKETAAPPQVDVAIDDIAALNYTGGTTGMPKGCVHSQFDMLFTGAVMGSVSMTVTSEDVVINFWPIFWMAGEDLGIILPMVTGATCVLMARWDAQAYMYAVQRYRATVSNMVVDNAVEIMSRPDARDYDLSSLREVMVASFVKKLNPVFRDGWRKLTGTTLREAAWGMTETHSYDAFNRGWQDDDRDLKQRQIFCGIPVPQTDFKIMEFGSDRLLPLGEEGELCVRTPSLLKGYWNKPDATAEGLVNGWLRTGDIGMISERGTIHFLGRRKEMLKVKGMSVFPSEIEAALGQHPDVTGSGVIGRVDETRGQVPVAFVTVLPERKGTTTAEVLAAFCRERLAVYKIPEIRIVDTLPMTATGKVKKEELAQLYG; this is encoded by the coding sequence ATGACAAAAAGCGAATCCGACACAGGCTACCTCCGCAGCGAAGAAGCCTATCTGGCTCACGTTCGCAGCTTGCAGGCCGCGGTCTGGCCGAGCGGCGTTCCCAAGGAGCCGGTCTTTCCGCTCGGGCGCCGGCCGTTGACGCACTACCTTCGCGAATGGGCACGGCGGCAGCCGGACAAGGCGGCAGTGCTTTTCTACGGCCGAGCCATGAGCTACGCCGAGCTCGACCGTCTCAGCGACCAGTTTGCCGGCCTCCTGAACCGTCTCGGCGCGCGCAAGGGCGACCGGGTGGCGGTGTTCCTGCCGAACTGCCCGCAGTTCTACGTCTGCTTCTTCGGCATCCTGAAGGCCGGCTGTGTCCACGTGCCGGTGAACCCGATGTTCACCCGGCCTGAGCTTGCCTATGAGATCAACGATACGCAGGCGCGCATCGTGATTGCGCACGATCAGCTTGCCGCTCTCGTCGAGGAGGTCCGCCAAGAGTGTGGGGTCGAGCATCTGGTCGTCACCAGCTTTGGCGATGCGCTGGGTGCCGAGCCGGAAGGGCCGCTGCCGCCCGCGCTGACGGCGCCGCGGGTTGCGATCCCCAATTCGATCGACCTTATGGGCGCGCTCGCAAAGGAGACCGCCGCGCCGCCGCAGGTCGATGTCGCCATCGACGATATCGCGGCCCTGAATTACACGGGCGGCACCACCGGCATGCCGAAGGGCTGCGTTCATTCGCAGTTCGACATGCTGTTCACGGGCGCCGTCATGGGGTCCGTCTCCATGACGGTCACTTCCGAAGACGTGGTCATCAATTTCTGGCCGATCTTCTGGATGGCGGGCGAGGACCTCGGCATCATCCTGCCGATGGTAACGGGCGCGACCTGCGTGTTGATGGCCCGCTGGGATGCGCAGGCCTACATGTATGCCGTGCAGCGCTATCGCGCGACGGTCTCGAACATGGTCGTCGACAACGCGGTCGAGATCATGAGCCGGCCCGATGCACGCGACTATGACCTCAGCTCGCTGCGGGAAGTGATGGTGGCCTCGTTCGTCAAGAAGCTCAATCCGGTCTTCCGCGATGGCTGGCGCAAGCTCACGGGCACGACGCTGCGGGAAGCCGCCTGGGGGATGACGGAGACGCATTCCTACGACGCCTTCAATCGCGGCTGGCAGGATGACGATCGCGATCTCAAGCAGCGTCAGATCTTCTGCGGCATTCCCGTGCCGCAGACCGATTTCAAGATTATGGAATTCGGATCGGACAGGCTGCTGCCGCTCGGCGAGGAGGGCGAGTTGTGCGTACGTACGCCCTCGCTCCTGAAGGGCTATTGGAACAAGCCGGATGCAACGGCCGAAGGCCTCGTCAACGGCTGGCTGCGGACCGGCGATATCGGAATGATCTCGGAGCGAGGCACTATCCATTTCCTCGGCCGGCGCAAGGAGATGCTGAAGGTGAAGGGCATGAGCGTCTTCCCGTCGGAGATCGAGGCCGCGCTCGGCCAGCATCCGGACGTGACGGGGAGCGGTGTGATCGGGCGGGTGGACGAAACTCGTGGGCAGGTGCCGGTCGCCTTCGTTACCGTGCTGCCGGAGCGCAAGGGTACGACGACTGCCGAGGTGCTTGCTGCCTTCTGCCGGGAGCGCCTTGCGGTCTACAAGATCCCGGAGATCCGGATCGTCGACACGTTGCCGATGACGGCGACCGGCAAGGTCAAGAAGGAAGAACTCGCTCAGCTTTATGGCTGA
- a CDS encoding carboxyl transferase domain-containing protein, translating into MPFRKMLIANRGEIALRIARAAFELDIPVVTVFPADDAGSAHARAGSETRELPGVGAAAYLDIAAMVEAARQTGCDAVHPGYGFLSENPDFARAVAAAGMTFIGPAAETLELFGNKAEARRHARKADVPVLEGSAGPVSEAEAAAFLDKLGSGGAIMIKAVAGGGGRGMRVVSSPADLPAAWERCRSEAQAAFGADALYVERYLPNARHIEVQIVGDGHSVVHLGERDCTIQRRHQKVVEMAPCRSLAPKVREAICDASVRMAGSAAYRGLGTFEFLMPAEGGSFVFIEANPRLQVEHTVTEEIYGIDLVKTQIRVASGLRLRDIGLGSAPVARGGAIQFRVNMERMTADGGARPTGGVVTGFTLPSGPGIRVDTFGYVGYRTSPRYDSLLAKVIAYSPEGMDDAIRRGRRALEDFRIDGVETNISVLRALAANQDFLADRVSTRFLEQHLESILAGAASFARRDEQPARRARDVRDVDPLSVFDAKVAIATLQPAAARGPQLAHVPEGLVAVPAPLQGTIAACNVARGDRVRAGQQVFAIESMKMEHVIVAPAAGVVEDILAAPGDTIFEGEALLHIAPSDDGAAGVETAEAIDLDHIRGDLAEALARRAERLDEGRPDAVARRRKTNQRTARENIADLCDPDSFIEYGGFALAAQRQRRSLEELRRLSPADGLITGVGAVNGELFGDEQSRCAVMAYDYTVFAGTQGVVNHKKKDRLLTLADRWSLPVVLFAEGGGGRPGDEWPTPAGLETTTFTKLGGINGKVPLVGVVSGRCFAGNAALLGSCDVIIADRTSNIGMGGPAMIEGGGLGVFRPEDIGPVDVQASNGVIDVLVEDEAEGVAAAKKYLGYFQGRTGDWSCADQRLLRHAVPENRLRAYDVRPIIETLADADSVLELRPSFGRGMITALARIEGNPVGLIANDSRHLGGAIDADGGDKAARFIQLCDGFGIPIVSLCDTPGMMVGPEVEKSAQVRHVSRVFVAASRATVPYFTVVLRKAYGLGALAMAGGSSQMSFFMVAWPSAEFGAMGLEGAVKLAYRKELAAIEDPAARKAWFDQMVAKSYEDNKALSGATFLEVDDVIDPCATRRWIVRGLKASMQPGRFSERRTTRIDLW; encoded by the coding sequence ATGCCATTTCGTAAGATGCTCATCGCGAATCGCGGAGAAATCGCGCTGCGCATCGCGCGCGCGGCGTTTGAGCTCGATATCCCGGTCGTCACCGTGTTTCCTGCTGATGATGCTGGTTCCGCCCATGCGCGGGCGGGCAGCGAGACGCGGGAATTGCCCGGCGTGGGGGCCGCAGCCTATCTCGATATCGCGGCGATGGTCGAGGCGGCGCGGCAGACCGGTTGCGATGCGGTGCATCCCGGGTACGGATTTCTGTCGGAGAACCCGGACTTCGCGCGCGCCGTAGCGGCCGCCGGCATGACCTTCATTGGTCCGGCCGCGGAGACGCTCGAACTGTTCGGAAACAAGGCGGAGGCGCGTCGGCATGCGCGCAAGGCCGACGTGCCCGTGCTCGAGGGATCGGCCGGACCGGTTTCGGAAGCCGAAGCGGCGGCCTTCCTCGACAAGCTCGGCAGCGGAGGCGCGATCATGATCAAGGCGGTCGCCGGGGGCGGGGGCCGTGGCATGCGCGTGGTATCGTCGCCTGCCGACCTTCCCGCCGCCTGGGAGCGTTGCCGCTCCGAGGCGCAGGCGGCATTTGGCGCCGATGCACTCTATGTCGAGCGCTATTTGCCGAACGCGCGCCATATCGAAGTGCAGATCGTCGGCGACGGGCACAGCGTCGTCCACCTCGGCGAGCGCGACTGCACCATTCAGCGGCGTCACCAGAAAGTGGTCGAGATGGCGCCGTGCCGGAGCCTCGCGCCCAAAGTCCGTGAGGCGATCTGCGACGCCTCGGTGCGCATGGCCGGCAGCGCGGCGTATCGGGGCTTGGGGACCTTCGAGTTCCTGATGCCTGCGGAGGGCGGCAGTTTCGTCTTCATCGAGGCCAATCCGCGCCTCCAGGTGGAGCACACGGTGACCGAGGAGATCTACGGGATCGACCTCGTCAAGACGCAGATCCGGGTCGCCTCTGGCCTGCGGCTGCGCGACATAGGTCTCGGCAGCGCGCCTGTTGCGCGCGGCGGCGCGATCCAGTTCCGCGTCAACATGGAGAGGATGACGGCCGATGGCGGCGCGCGGCCGACCGGCGGCGTCGTGACCGGCTTTACCTTGCCGAGCGGCCCGGGAATCCGCGTCGATACCTTCGGATATGTCGGCTATCGCACCAGCCCCCGCTATGATTCCCTTCTCGCGAAGGTCATTGCCTATTCGCCGGAGGGCATGGACGACGCCATCCGGCGCGGCCGGCGGGCGCTGGAGGATTTTCGGATCGACGGCGTCGAGACCAACATTTCCGTGCTGAGGGCCCTCGCTGCAAACCAGGATTTTCTGGCCGACCGCGTCTCGACGAGATTCCTGGAGCAGCACCTCGAAAGCATTCTTGCGGGCGCCGCCAGCTTTGCAAGACGGGACGAGCAGCCGGCTAGGCGGGCGAGGGATGTCCGCGACGTCGATCCGCTCAGCGTCTTCGATGCGAAGGTCGCCATTGCGACATTGCAACCGGCTGCGGCGCGCGGACCGCAGTTAGCGCATGTTCCCGAGGGGCTTGTCGCTGTGCCGGCGCCGCTGCAGGGCACGATCGCCGCCTGCAATGTGGCGCGGGGTGACCGGGTGCGCGCGGGACAGCAGGTGTTCGCGATCGAGTCCATGAAGATGGAGCATGTCATCGTGGCGCCGGCCGCGGGCGTGGTCGAAGACATTCTCGCCGCGCCCGGTGACACGATTTTCGAGGGCGAGGCATTGCTGCACATCGCCCCCTCGGACGACGGCGCTGCCGGCGTCGAGACGGCCGAGGCGATCGATCTCGATCACATTCGCGGTGATCTCGCCGAAGCGCTCGCGCGACGCGCGGAGCGGCTCGACGAGGGACGGCCGGATGCTGTCGCACGCCGCCGCAAGACCAACCAGCGCACCGCGCGCGAGAACATCGCCGACCTCTGCGATCCCGACTCGTTCATCGAATATGGCGGCTTCGCGCTCGCCGCGCAGCGCCAGCGTCGCTCGCTGGAGGAGCTGCGCCGCTTGAGTCCTGCCGACGGCTTGATCACCGGCGTCGGCGCTGTCAATGGCGAGCTTTTCGGTGACGAGCAGTCGCGCTGCGCGGTCATGGCCTACGACTACACGGTGTTCGCGGGCACGCAGGGCGTCGTCAATCACAAGAAGAAGGATCGTCTGCTGACGCTCGCTGACAGATGGTCGCTCCCCGTCGTGTTATTTGCGGAAGGTGGCGGCGGCCGGCCCGGCGACGAATGGCCGACGCCCGCGGGACTCGAGACCACGACGTTCACGAAGCTCGGTGGTATCAACGGCAAGGTGCCACTGGTGGGCGTGGTTTCGGGGCGGTGTTTCGCGGGCAACGCCGCGCTGCTCGGCAGCTGCGACGTCATCATCGCCGACCGCACCTCGAATATCGGCATGGGTGGCCCGGCGATGATCGAGGGGGGCGGTCTCGGTGTGTTTCGCCCCGAGGACATCGGCCCCGTCGACGTCCAGGCGTCGAACGGCGTGATCGACGTGCTGGTCGAGGACGAGGCGGAGGGCGTTGCCGCTGCCAAAAAGTATCTCGGCTATTTCCAGGGGCGGACCGGTGACTGGTCATGCGCTGACCAGCGCCTGTTGCGCCACGCCGTGCCGGAGAACCGGCTGCGCGCCTACGACGTCCGGCCGATCATCGAGACGCTCGCGGATGCAGACTCCGTGCTCGAGCTGCGCCCATCCTTCGGGCGCGGCATGATCACGGCGCTCGCCCGCATCGAGGGCAACCCGGTTGGCCTGATCGCAAACGATTCACGTCACTTGGGCGGTGCGATCGATGCCGACGGCGGTGACAAGGCGGCGCGCTTCATTCAGCTCTGCGACGGGTTTGGCATTCCCATCGTGTCGCTCTGCGACACGCCAGGCATGATGGTGGGGCCGGAGGTCGAGAAGAGCGCCCAGGTGCGGCACGTCTCGCGCGTCTTCGTGGCAGCATCGCGGGCAACGGTGCCGTATTTCACCGTCGTGCTGCGCAAGGCCTACGGGCTCGGGGCGCTGGCGATGGCCGGCGGATCGAGCCAGATGTCGTTCTTCATGGTGGCATGGCCCAGCGCCGAGTTCGGCGCCATGGGGCTCGAAGGCGCGGTGAAGCTCGCCTATCGGAAGGAGCTCGCTGCGATCGAGGATCCGGCCGCAAGAAAAGCCTGGTTCGACCAGATGGTCGCCAAGTCCTACGAGGACAACAAGGCGCTCAGCGGCGCGACCTTCCTCGAGGTCGACGACGTCATCGACCCCTGCGCGACCCGGCGCTGGATAGTGCGCGGGCTCAAGGCGTCGATGCAGCCGGGCCGTTTCAGCGAGAGACGAACGACGCGCATCGATCTGTGGTGA
- a CDS encoding MarR family winged helix-turn-helix transcriptional regulator yields MPSATRTGTKTSREQPAGNSARDHLNNKLFFRLFQAANIYETQAVRVLNFSAVTGATLGALYRDPNGMLFSELYTYLGVSRQNLDAVLKGLEKKGLVERVEAEDDRRKRMVSLTPAGIEAWRDLHERSLEFFRQGTNGVSAAEITGCFETLSRIARGLRAIEPD; encoded by the coding sequence ATGCCGTCGGCAACCAGGACCGGGACAAAGACCAGCCGAGAGCAGCCGGCCGGCAATTCCGCGCGTGACCACCTCAACAACAAGCTCTTCTTCAGGCTGTTTCAAGCCGCCAACATCTACGAGACCCAGGCGGTGCGTGTTCTGAATTTCTCGGCCGTAACTGGTGCAACGCTGGGCGCGCTATACCGCGATCCCAACGGCATGCTGTTCTCGGAACTCTACACCTATCTCGGCGTGAGCCGCCAGAATCTCGACGCCGTGCTGAAGGGCCTGGAAAAGAAGGGCCTCGTGGAGCGCGTCGAGGCCGAGGACGATCGCCGCAAGCGGATGGTGAGCCTGACACCCGCCGGTATCGAGGCCTGGCGAGATTTGCACGAACGCTCGCTGGAATTCTTCCGGCAAGGGACCAACGGCGTATCGGCCGCGGAAATCACCGGTTGCTTCGAAACGCTGTCGCGCATCGCGCGGGGGCTGCGCGCCATCGAGCCGGACTGA